The following nucleotide sequence is from Deinococcus planocerae.
GAGGCGGGACGTGGCAGAGAAGAGGCTGGCGGAGTGAGGGGCAATGCAAGTCAGCCTTTGGCTGACACCCCTCTCCCAACCCTCCGCTGCGCGGCTCTGCGAGTCACCCGCAAGGGGAGAGGGCTAACTCAGGGCGTGAGCAATTTGTGTCAGCACGCCCTTCAGGTTGTCCGTCACTTCGTTATTCCAGAACCGCAGAACAGTGAAGCCCCTAGCGAGAAGTTCCGCGTCTCTCACGGCGTCGTACTCGCTTCCGGCGTGGTGGCTGCCGTCCAGTTCGATCACCAATCTTCGCTCCAGCGCCACAAAATCGACGATGTAAAAACCGAGCGGTTGCTGGCGCTTGAACTTCACGCCCATCAGGCGGCCAGCCCGCAGGTGCTGCCACAGCAACATCTCGTGCGGCGTACTCCTCACCCGCAAATCACGCGCCCTCTCCCTGCCTTCCC
It contains:
- a CDS encoding endonuclease domain-containing protein encodes the protein EGRERARDLRVRSTPHEMLLWQHLRAGRLMGVKFKRQQPLGFYIVDFVALERRLVIELDGSHHAGSEYDAVRDAELLARGFTVLRFWNNEVTDNLKGVLTQIAHALS